A window from Microcoleus sp. AS-A8 encodes these proteins:
- a CDS encoding leucine-rich repeat domain-containing protein translates to MQVDWHLKQTIDLASALLALAFFQGVSCFPVYALQETGTPKGFADWCVNKANLPLDTRRTVDALLQKAGTQQCDRAEKQLSTLTKLDLSSSQIADVRPLSSLSNLIELDLSLNQITDLTALSSLTNLTYLDLSNPVDQLLSSLELSSPNTPSLFYNQIADLRPLSSLTKLTTLDLSLNQIADLTPLSSLSNLTTLDLSYNRISDLKPLSSLKNLRRLDLSNPSEHQTSLVYLTAIGFKLPLNQIVDLKPLSSLINLSELNLESNQLSRVTGLSFLSNLSKLDLSHNQITDLKPLSPLINLNQLDLEANQLSPLTGLSPLMNLSKLNLSQNQIANLKPLSSLTKLSELNLTFNEISEVSGLSPLTNLRELTLSFNQISDLKPLSSVTNLSGLSLDKNKIADLEGVSSLTNLTRLSLNNNQIADVTPLSSLRKLSQLDLSYNQIADLKPLSPLIKLSNLSVNNNQIADLGGLSSLSNLTTLSLNNNQIVGLKPLSPLSNLTTLSLNNNQIANLNALSPLTNLTELWLGENQIADLTPLSSLTKLTFLYLNNNQIANVKPLSSLNNLISLWLENNQIADLKPLSSLNNLTLLELSNNQIADLTPLSSLTKLEQLRSRENPLTNQTCPVTPESVCSF, encoded by the coding sequence ATGCAGGTTGACTGGCATCTAAAACAAACAATTGATTTAGCAAGTGCGCTCTTGGCTCTAGCTTTTTTCCAGGGAGTTTCATGTTTTCCTGTTTATGCACTCCAGGAGACGGGGACTCCCAAAGGTTTTGCGGATTGGTGTGTCAATAAAGCCAACCTTCCCCTGGATACAAGACGTACTGTGGATGCGTTATTGCAGAAGGCGGGTACTCAACAGTGCGATCGCGCCGAAAAGCAGCTTTCGACTCTCACAAAACTCGACCTTTCATCAAGTCAAATCGCTGATGTCAGACCACTCTCATCTCTCAGCAACCTGATTGAGCTTGACCTTTCCTTAAATCAAATTACCGATCTGACAGCGCTATCCTCCCTAACCAATCTCACTTATCTTGACCTTTCCAATCCCGTCGATCAGCTACTGTCCTCATTAGAATTGTCATCCCCAAATACACCTAGCCTCTTCTACAATCAAATCGCCGACCTGAGACCGTTATCATCCCTGACCAAACTAACCACTCTTGACCTGTCCTTAAATCAAATTGCCGACTTAACACCCCTATCATCACTGAGCAACCTGACAACCCTTGACCTCTCCTACAATCGAATCAGCGACCTAAAACCCTTATCATCCCTGAAAAATTTGAGGAGGCTTGACCTCTCCAATCCCAGCGAACACCAGACATCTTTGGTATACCTCACTGCTATTGGTTTTAAGCTCCCCTTAAATCAAATTGTCGACCTAAAACCCTTATCATCCCTGATTAACCTAAGTGAGCTTAACCTCGAATCCAATCAGCTTAGTCGAGTGACGGGTCTATCATTCCTGAGCAATCTAAGCAAGCTTGACCTTTCCCACAACCAAATTACCGACCTAAAACCCTTATCACCCCTGATTAACCTGAATCAGCTTGACCTTGAAGCGAATCAACTTAGTCCACTGACGGGGTTATCACCCCTGATGAATCTAAGTAAGCTTAACCTTTCCCAAAACCAAATCGCTAACCTGAAACCCTTATCATCCCTGACCAAGCTGAGTGAGCTTAACCTCACATTCAATGAAATAAGTGAAGTGAGTGGGTTATCACCTCTGACCAACTTGAGAGAGCTTACTCTCTCGTTTAATCAAATCAGCGACCTTAAGCCATTATCATCTGTCACTAATTTGAGTGGTCTTAGTCTCGACAAAAATAAAATTGCCGACTTGGAAGGGGTATCATCCCTAACCAATTTGACGAGGCTGAGTCTCAACAACAATCAAATAGCCGACGTAACACCCTTGTCATCCTTGAGGAAACTGAGTCAGCTTGACCTTTCCTACAATCAAATAGCCGACCTGAAACCACTGTCACCTCTGATCAAGCTGAGTAATCTTAGTGTCAACAATAATCAAATAGCCGATTTGGGAGGCTTATCATCCCTGAGCAACTTGACGACGCTGAGTCTCAACAATAATCAAATAGTCGGCCTGAAACCGTTGTCACCTCTGAGCAACCTGACGACGCTGAGTCTCAACAATAATCAAATAGCCAACCTGAATGCCTTGTCACCTCTGACCAACCTAACTGAACTCTGGCTCGGAGAGAATCAAATAGCCGACCTTACACCCTTGTCATCTCTGACCAAGCTGACTTTCCTCTACCTGAACAACAATCAAATAGCCAACGTGAAACCGTTGTCATCTCTGAATAACCTGATTTCGCTTTGGCTGGAAAACAATCAAATAGCCGACCTGAAACCGTTGTCATCTCTGAATAACCTGACTCTCCTGGAACTGTCCAACAATCAAATAGCCGACCTTACACCCTTGTCATCCCTGACAAAATTAGAACAACTCAGAAGTAGAGAAAATCCGCTGACTAATCAAACTTGTCCTGTCACGCCAGAGTCTGTCTGTTCCTTCTAG
- a CDS encoding dynamin family protein, with amino-acid sequence MSYKIEADSFINDLERVTQVRSEVSNSLAKIAETLNQSETEGKPTSGGLGLEVEIDDLRVASKNLRSGVFRLLVLGDMKRGKSTFLNALIGENLLPSDVNPCTALLTVLRYGPEKKVTVYFNDGRSPEQLDFKEFKQKYTIDPAEAKQLEQEKKQAFPGVDYAVVEYPLPLLEKGVEIVDSPGLNDTESRNELSLGYINNCHAILFVLRASQPCTLGERRYLENYIKSRGLTVFFLINAWDQVRESLIDPDDEEELQESEEKLRRVFKANLADYCLVDGHNIYEERVFEISAIKALRKRMKDASASLGGTGFPEFMGALNTFLTQERAISELRQARTLARQTCSHAKEAIARRVPLLEKDVKQLKERIFSVEPEFTKLIDIRDQFQAEIRSTRDNKARAIADSFRAYVLNLGNTFETDFLRYQPELKLLDFLSKGKREAFNAALQKAFEQYITDKFAAWSLTAEQEMNAAFLGLSRSAVEYGASYNQVTDRITEKLTGQKINLNSNASVDEDNSPGWTKWAMGLFSLARGNIAGVAMAGAGFDWKNILFNYVAVIGIGSILSAVTGIFLGPLGLALIGMGVGFMQADQARQELVKTAKKELVKYLPQVANEQWLPVHDAVKECFDAYEREVTKRIDDDIQSRKAELDNLLKQKESYEINQGAELERLKKLETDVSSELRSVETLYQNFLSVVA; translated from the coding sequence ATGAGTTACAAAATTGAAGCTGACAGTTTCATCAACGATTTGGAACGAGTCACTCAAGTCCGTTCTGAAGTGTCGAATTCTCTGGCTAAAATTGCCGAAACTCTCAATCAATCTGAAACGGAAGGAAAACCAACTTCGGGAGGACTGGGGTTAGAGGTAGAAATTGACGACCTCAGGGTGGCGAGTAAAAATCTCCGCAGTGGTGTATTTCGGCTCCTGGTTTTAGGAGATATGAAACGGGGGAAAAGTACGTTTCTCAATGCCTTAATTGGAGAGAATCTATTACCCAGTGATGTCAATCCCTGTACGGCGCTATTAACTGTTTTACGCTATGGCCCTGAAAAAAAAGTGACGGTTTACTTCAATGATGGAAGAAGCCCGGAACAGCTAGATTTTAAAGAATTTAAGCAGAAATACACGATCGATCCCGCTGAAGCCAAGCAACTCGAACAAGAGAAAAAGCAAGCTTTTCCAGGGGTTGACTATGCCGTCGTTGAGTATCCCTTACCTCTGTTAGAAAAGGGCGTGGAAATTGTTGATAGTCCGGGACTCAATGATACAGAATCTCGGAACGAATTGTCTTTGGGTTATATCAATAATTGCCATGCTATTCTCTTTGTGCTAAGAGCCTCACAGCCTTGTACGCTTGGGGAACGCCGTTATCTGGAAAATTACATCAAAAGCCGAGGATTGACGGTTTTCTTTTTAATTAATGCTTGGGATCAGGTGCGAGAGTCATTAATTGACCCCGATGATGAGGAAGAACTGCAAGAATCCGAAGAGAAATTGCGTCGAGTTTTTAAAGCGAATTTAGCTGATTACTGTCTGGTGGATGGTCATAATATTTATGAGGAGCGAGTGTTTGAAATTTCCGCGATTAAGGCACTGAGGAAGCGGATGAAAGATGCTTCTGCTTCTTTAGGAGGAACAGGATTTCCGGAGTTCATGGGCGCACTCAACACGTTTTTGACTCAGGAGCGGGCAATCTCCGAGTTGCGGCAAGCGAGAACCTTGGCACGCCAAACTTGCAGCCATGCCAAAGAAGCGATCGCACGCCGTGTTCCTTTACTGGAAAAGGATGTCAAGCAACTCAAAGAACGGATTTTTTCAGTTGAACCTGAATTTACCAAATTAATCGATATCCGCGACCAATTCCAAGCTGAAATCCGTTCCACCAGAGATAATAAAGCAAGAGCGATCGCCGATTCCTTCCGCGCCTATGTTTTAAATCTGGGCAACACCTTTGAAACGGATTTTCTCCGCTATCAACCAGAGCTAAAATTACTTGATTTTTTGAGTAAAGGTAAACGGGAAGCCTTCAATGCTGCACTGCAAAAAGCCTTTGAGCAGTACATTACGGATAAGTTTGCTGCTTGGAGTCTGACCGCAGAGCAAGAGATGAATGCGGCTTTCTTGGGATTATCTCGAAGTGCGGTAGAGTATGGTGCATCCTACAACCAAGTGACGGATCGGATTACGGAAAAACTCACCGGACAAAAAATAAACCTTAATTCCAACGCCTCAGTAGACGAGGATAACTCACCCGGATGGACAAAGTGGGCAATGGGTTTATTTTCCCTGGCTCGTGGTAACATCGCGGGTGTGGCAATGGCGGGAGCCGGTTTCGATTGGAAAAATATCCTCTTCAACTATGTAGCCGTGATTGGCATTGGTAGCATTCTTTCTGCTGTTACAGGTATTTTTCTAGGGCCACTTGGACTGGCATTAATTGGCATGGGAGTTGGCTTTATGCAAGCCGATCAAGCCCGACAAGAGTTGGTGAAAACAGCTAAAAAAGAATTGGTGAAATATCTCCCCCAAGTGGCAAATGAGCAATGGTTACCGGTTCATGATGCAGTAAAAGAATGTTTTGATGCCTATGAGCGTGAAGTCACCAAGCGGATTGATGATGATATTCAGTCGCGCAAAGCGGAGTTAGATAATCTGCTCAAGCAAAAAGAATCCTATGAAATTAATCAGGGGGCAGAATTGGAGCGTCTGAAGAAGCTGGAGACTGATGTTTCCTCCGAATTACGGAGCGTGGAGACACTGTATCAGAACTTCCTATCTGTCGTGGCCTGA
- a CDS encoding dynamin family protein: protein MSDTVETDSFINDLGRVAKVRSEVASCLKQMVTTLEQAESEGKITFGELGLEEEIEDLNIASKNLRQGVFRLLVLGDMKRGKSTFVNALIGDNLLPSDVNPCTGVLTVLRYGPLKKVTIYFKNNKRPEQLGFQEFKQQYTIDPDEAKRLEKENQPAFPDVDYAVVEYPLPLLENGIEIVDTPGLNDTEARNELSLGYIHNCHAILFILRASQPLTLGERRYLDNYIKNRGLTVFFLINAWDETRKEMLDPDNLEALQEAENKVRQVFQTNLSDYCQVEGSNLYEERVFEVSSLKALRLRLKNPVDPLEKTGFPKFMAALNTFLTKERTTAELRQARTLARQTHTRVHEAVERRLPLLSHDVKELQAKINSLEPEFNQLADIRDQFQDGIREMRDRKATAIADSFRNYVLNLGNTFETDFVQYQPTLTFVDALQKGKREEFSVSFQQAFEQYINNKISAWELTIEQEMNDAFSQLAKSAANYGASYSQVTEKMSEKLIGQKIYTPTVSEEENSPAWASWAMGFLMLTTGNVAGVALAGAGFDWKSVLVNALGVMGIWGFLTIFSIPLIAITGPLGIALLGLGVGAVQADQARQELIKATKKEFVKYLPKIAQEQWTPINQAVKECFDAYEREVAKRVNNDIKARKAELDNLLKQKSSQEFNQDAELKRLKSLDADVLTQCRSIEVIYECLLTSPA from the coding sequence ATGAGCGATACAGTTGAAACGGACAGTTTTATCAATGATTTGGGGCGAGTTGCAAAAGTTCGCTCAGAGGTGGCTAGTTGCCTGAAGCAGATGGTTACCACTCTAGAGCAAGCCGAATCTGAAGGGAAAATTACCTTTGGGGAATTGGGTTTAGAGGAAGAAATAGAAGACCTCAATATTGCTAGTAAAAATTTACGCCAAGGTGTATTTCGTTTACTCGTTTTAGGCGATATGAAACGGGGAAAAAGTACGTTTGTCAATGCTTTAATTGGGGACAATTTGTTGCCGAGTGACGTAAATCCTTGTACAGGGGTGCTGACAGTTTTACGTTATGGCCCTCTGAAAAAAGTAACGATTTACTTTAAGAACAACAAACGTCCCGAACAACTGGGATTTCAAGAATTTAAGCAGCAATATACTATCGATCCGGATGAAGCTAAGCGGCTAGAAAAAGAGAACCAACCAGCCTTTCCCGATGTAGACTATGCTGTCGTTGAATATCCCTTACCCTTGCTGGAAAATGGTATTGAAATTGTAGATACTCCGGGGTTAAATGATACCGAAGCGCGAAATGAACTCTCTTTAGGTTATATCCATAATTGCCATGCTATTCTGTTTATTCTCAGAGCTTCTCAGCCCTTAACGCTGGGAGAACGCCGCTATCTAGATAATTACATCAAAAATCGAGGATTAACGGTTTTCTTTTTAATCAATGCTTGGGACGAAACTCGCAAAGAAATGCTCGATCCCGATAATTTAGAAGCCCTCCAAGAAGCAGAGAATAAAGTCCGTCAAGTTTTTCAAACCAATCTATCAGACTATTGTCAAGTTGAGGGGAGTAATCTTTACGAGGAGCGCGTCTTTGAAGTTTCCTCCTTGAAGGCGCTGCGTCTAAGGTTGAAAAACCCTGTAGATCCGCTAGAAAAAACTGGCTTTCCCAAGTTTATGGCGGCTCTCAACACTTTTTTAACCAAGGAGCGAACGACTGCTGAATTGAGACAAGCGAGGACTCTAGCACGACAAACTCACACTCGTGTTCATGAAGCTGTTGAACGCCGTTTACCTTTGCTGAGTCACGATGTCAAGGAATTGCAAGCCAAAATTAATTCTCTAGAACCGGAATTTAACCAACTCGCTGATATCCGCGATCAATTTCAGGATGGAATTCGAGAAATGCGAGATCGAAAAGCAACAGCGATCGCAGACTCATTTCGTAACTATGTTTTGAACTTAGGGAACACGTTTGAAACCGATTTTGTTCAATATCAGCCGACACTGACCTTTGTGGATGCTCTGCAAAAAGGGAAACGAGAAGAGTTTAGTGTTTCCTTCCAACAAGCGTTTGAACAATACATTAATAACAAGATTTCGGCTTGGGAACTTACTATTGAGCAAGAGATGAACGATGCCTTTTCCCAACTCGCAAAAAGTGCAGCAAACTATGGGGCTTCCTATAGCCAGGTCACTGAGAAGATGAGTGAAAAGTTAATTGGGCAAAAGATATACACCCCAACAGTCAGTGAGGAAGAGAATTCTCCAGCTTGGGCAAGTTGGGCAATGGGGTTTTTAATGTTAACGACAGGTAACGTTGCTGGCGTAGCACTGGCAGGAGCGGGTTTTGATTGGAAAAGTGTGCTAGTAAACGCTCTGGGCGTGATGGGTATCTGGGGCTTTTTAACAATTTTTTCGATTCCGTTGATTGCTATTACAGGGCCGCTTGGCATTGCCCTGCTAGGGTTGGGAGTTGGTGCAGTGCAAGCTGATCAAGCTCGTCAAGAATTGATTAAAGCCACCAAGAAAGAGTTTGTGAAATATCTACCTAAAATTGCCCAAGAGCAATGGACACCGATTAATCAAGCCGTCAAAGAATGTTTTGATGCCTATGAACGTGAAGTGGCTAAGCGGGTGAACAATGACATTAAGGCTCGAAAAGCCGAGTTAGATAATCTGCTCAAGCAAAAGAGTTCTCAAGAATTTAATCAGGATGCTGAATTAAAGCGTCTGAAGAGTTTAGATGCTGATGTATTAACCCAATGTCGGAGTATTGAGGTTATTTATGAGTGTTTATTAACTTCACCTGCTTAA
- a CDS encoding FHA domain-containing protein yields the protein MITLTLLHPLQSVPVQSWTFEPESVIRIGRSTDNEVILYSAVVSRHHVEIQRNGLGWEIVSLGANGTYIDGKRITQMPVVDGMIIRLASSGPKIQIHLEGETSKSKLKAALGKRSSSKLQGIDISKETFVNSKRTHTEEGN from the coding sequence GTGATTACTCTGACCCTGCTGCATCCTCTCCAGTCCGTGCCTGTTCAAAGTTGGACCTTTGAACCCGAATCTGTGATTCGGATTGGGCGCTCGACAGATAATGAAGTCATTTTATACAGTGCTGTGGTTTCTCGTCATCACGTAGAGATACAGCGCAATGGTTTAGGTTGGGAAATTGTCAGTTTAGGTGCGAATGGAACCTATATCGATGGCAAACGCATTACCCAAATGCCGGTCGTAGATGGGATGATCATTCGTCTAGCTAGCTCAGGACCGAAAATTCAGATTCATCTTGAAGGAGAAACTTCTAAGTCAAAGCTCAAAGCGGCTTTAGGGAAGCGCTCATCGTCCAAGCTCCAAGGGATCGATATCTCTAAAGAGACGTTCGTCAACTCCAAAAGGACACATACAGAGGAGGGGAACTAA
- a CDS encoding FHA domain-containing protein: MIVCPNCNHQNPDGATQCEACYTPLPATTTCPNCGSTVQTDASFCGQCGFNLLNAGDPIEAAMTSAPNSIPDIPDLVPPEPLVAPEPVSISSQQPNVEPSYTSPPTSNPVTPLPATVVSQPISAEVENESSPDPGTLPPFPVASQSEASAKTSSSAPPPPVSTPGAARTQLQIQSAYLLHVQTNVKFELPPNLSVVHMGKPNDQIPPDIDVSGLPNSEIVSRVHADIRVEGDIYYIEDVGSSNGTYINHTPLPPGNRHRLRSGDRISLGKGDQVTFLFQST; encoded by the coding sequence ATGATTGTCTGCCCTAACTGCAATCACCAAAATCCAGATGGAGCAACCCAATGTGAAGCTTGCTATACCCCTTTACCCGCAACTACCACTTGTCCGAACTGTGGTTCTACTGTTCAGACAGATGCTAGCTTCTGCGGTCAGTGTGGGTTTAATCTGCTGAATGCAGGTGACCCTATAGAGGCAGCAATGACATCTGCTCCTAACTCAATTCCTGATATACCGGACTTGGTGCCCCCTGAACCCCTTGTTGCACCTGAACCTGTGTCTATCAGTTCTCAACAGCCTAATGTGGAACCGAGTTATACGAGTCCACCCACTTCTAATCCAGTCACCCCACTGCCAGCTACCGTTGTCAGTCAGCCGATTAGCGCGGAGGTCGAAAACGAGAGTTCTCCTGATCCAGGAACCCTGCCCCCGTTTCCTGTGGCCAGTCAATCGGAAGCGTCAGCCAAAACGTCCAGTAGCGCCCCCCCACCCCCGGTATCTACTCCTGGCGCTGCCAGAACTCAATTGCAGATTCAGTCGGCGTACTTGCTGCACGTCCAAACGAATGTGAAATTTGAGTTGCCTCCGAATCTATCCGTGGTTCATATGGGTAAGCCCAATGACCAGATTCCACCGGATATTGATGTTTCTGGTCTTCCTAACTCTGAGATCGTTTCTCGGGTTCATGCCGATATCCGGGTTGAGGGCGATATCTACTACATTGAGGATGTAGGAAGCTCTAACGGCACTTACATCAACCATACTCCCCTTCCTCCGGGAAATCGACATCGATTGCGCTCAGGCGATCGCATTAGCTTGGGGAAAGGTGACCAAGTGACATTTTTGTTCCAAAGCACTTGA
- the pgl gene encoding 6-phosphogluconolactonase has product MNKTVEVLPDKEALIARSLEVVLSQMQAAISERGQCTIALAGGGTPKPLYEAIATQELPWDKIHVFWGDERYVPADHPDSNQRMARHAWLDKVSIPAANIHPMSTNGESPAADAQKHDDHLREFFKAAVGEFPHFDIILLGIGDDAHTASLFPHTDALQMTDRLVTVGNKDDQPRITFTAPLINHAHCVMFLVVGASKKPALAQIFAPEADAMTYPARLINPQGELWWLLDEAAGQELKK; this is encoded by the coding sequence ATGAACAAAACAGTTGAAGTTTTACCCGATAAAGAAGCACTCATTGCGCGATCGCTCGAAGTTGTCCTCTCCCAAATGCAAGCTGCCATCTCCGAACGCGGTCAGTGTACGATCGCCCTGGCCGGGGGTGGCACACCGAAGCCTTTATACGAAGCGATCGCCACCCAGGAACTCCCCTGGGATAAAATCCATGTCTTCTGGGGTGATGAACGCTACGTGCCAGCCGACCACCCCGATAGCAATCAAAGAATGGCGCGTCATGCCTGGTTAGACAAAGTCAGTATCCCAGCGGCTAACATTCACCCGATGTCCACCAATGGCGAGAGTCCAGCCGCCGACGCTCAGAAGCACGATGACCATCTGCGTGAGTTCTTCAAGGCAGCCGTAGGAGAGTTTCCCCATTTCGATATCATTCTGTTAGGCATCGGCGATGATGCCCATACGGCTTCCCTGTTTCCTCATACCGATGCGCTGCAAATGACAGACCGTCTGGTTACGGTCGGTAACAAAGATGATCAGCCTCGCATCACCTTTACCGCGCCCCTGATCAACCATGCCCACTGCGTCATGTTTTTGGTTGTGGGTGCCAGCAAAAAACCGGCTCTGGCTCAGATATTTGCTCCTGAAGCCGACGCCATGACCTACCCAGCACGCTTAATTAACCCCCAAGGAGAACTTTGGTGGCTTTTAGATGAGGCAGCCGGTCAAGAGTTGAAAAAATAG
- a CDS encoding HpsJ family protein, protein MKSSPVYSPFTALALKVVGLIMIVSSLVDYIFLAIPLNAGQRAWQLAYVGQLVDRGILPMVGIAFLLLGYWLESSMGAPSSEGRSLIQDLRFWALLLSSLLGLIFLLLLPLHINNVVQQSDVELKQLNDRVTLAQSQIEGRAQQIAALVKDPKGLAQLKQQLTELNQALESGRVPAEQQPQAKAYQQLLQTITQNPTKAISQEVDAAKAKISKDKQDLENQTKTGAMKSALRTGLSSLLLAIGYITIGWSGLRNAGR, encoded by the coding sequence ATGAAAAGTAGTCCTGTCTATTCCCCCTTCACAGCTCTGGCCCTCAAGGTTGTCGGGCTGATTATGATTGTGTCTTCCCTGGTGGATTACATCTTTCTAGCCATTCCTTTGAATGCTGGACAGAGGGCTTGGCAGCTAGCCTATGTAGGTCAATTGGTGGATCGGGGGATCTTGCCGATGGTCGGGATCGCCTTTTTGCTACTAGGCTATTGGCTGGAAAGCAGCATGGGGGCACCCTCGTCCGAGGGAAGGTCGCTGATACAAGATTTAAGATTTTGGGCGCTGTTGCTTTCCAGCCTATTGGGACTTATTTTTCTCCTGTTGCTGCCGCTGCACATCAATAATGTGGTTCAGCAAAGCGATGTTGAACTCAAGCAGCTCAATGATCGAGTCACTTTAGCCCAATCTCAAATTGAAGGCCGAGCGCAACAAATCGCTGCCCTTGTCAAAGATCCCAAAGGACTGGCACAGCTCAAACAACAGCTAACAGAGTTAAACCAAGCGCTTGAGAGTGGTCGAGTTCCAGCCGAACAGCAGCCTCAGGCCAAGGCTTACCAACAACTCTTACAGACTATTACGCAAAATCCCACGAAAGCGATTAGTCAAGAAGTTGATGCCGCGAAAGCCAAAATCAGTAAAGACAAGCAAGATTTAGAAAACCAGACCAAGACTGGAGCGATGAAGTCTGCTTTAAGGACGGGTTTGAGCAGCTTGCTATTAGCGATCGGCTACATTACTATTGGTTGGTCGGGATTGCGAAACGCTGGCAGGTAG
- a CDS encoding DUF502 domain-containing protein, whose translation MIQRLKQDLKNDLIAGLLVVIPLATTIWLTITIASWVIEFLTRIPKQINPYDNLHPILVNLLNLLVGLTVPLLCILVIGLMARNIAGRWLLDFGERVLQAIPLAGAVYKTLKQLLETLLKDTNGKFRRVILVEYPRQGMWALAFVTGVMSSEIQSQMARPMLSIFIPTTPNPTTGWYAIVPEDEVINLSMSIEDAFKVVISGGIVSPSASALAISPKTTYAKKPLEQPLPELRRQALPTEEV comes from the coding sequence GTGATCCAACGCTTAAAGCAGGACTTGAAGAATGACCTGATTGCGGGTCTTCTGGTAGTGATTCCTCTCGCTACGACAATCTGGCTGACAATCACGATTGCCAGTTGGGTGATTGAGTTTCTAACTCGTATTCCCAAGCAAATCAACCCCTATGATAACCTCCATCCCATCTTGGTCAATTTGCTGAATTTGCTGGTGGGATTGACTGTGCCCCTGCTGTGTATTTTGGTGATTGGCTTAATGGCACGCAATATTGCAGGGCGGTGGTTGCTGGATTTTGGTGAGCGGGTTTTACAGGCTATTCCCTTAGCGGGGGCAGTCTATAAAACATTGAAACAGTTGTTGGAGACGCTTTTAAAAGATACGAATGGAAAGTTCCGGCGTGTGATTTTAGTTGAGTATCCCCGACAGGGAATGTGGGCACTGGCTTTTGTGACGGGCGTGATGAGCAGCGAGATTCAATCTCAGATGGCTCGGCCCATGTTGAGCATTTTTATCCCCACAACCCCTAATCCCACAACCGGCTGGTATGCCATTGTTCCAGAAGACGAAGTCATTAATCTTTCCATGTCCATTGAAGATGCCTTCAAGGTCGTCATTTCCGGTGGAATTGTCAGTCCCTCAGCGTCCGCGCTCGCAATTTCTCCTAAGACAACCTATGCCAAAAAACCACTAGAACAACCCTTGCCTGAATTGAGACGGCAGGCATTACCCACAGAAGAGGTTTAA
- the nusB gene encoding transcription antitermination factor NusB translates to MLQPRRIARELALLSLSQMPSTPDRLDAQQMNNLVLAAVRTLTGEIQEALETAAAELQRGSDRLLTSETRASDVLSAKAMVADAIDLAQKAINRLGTAVEIPEVVQLTNQQEVRTYALEILKTINRRQVEIDQSLTQALQDWQLNRLAHIDRDILRISVAEITFLGIPDRVAINEAVELAKRYSDDEGHRFINGVLRRVTDRLKIEARLHLQ, encoded by the coding sequence ATGCTTCAACCCCGCCGAATAGCCCGCGAACTGGCTCTGTTGAGCCTCTCACAAATGCCGAGTACGCCGGATAGACTAGATGCTCAGCAGATGAATAATCTCGTCTTAGCCGCCGTCCGCACTCTCACCGGAGAAATTCAAGAAGCGTTAGAAACCGCAGCGGCTGAACTCCAAAGAGGGAGCGATCGCCTCCTTACGAGTGAAACCCGTGCTAGCGATGTGCTTAGTGCTAAAGCCATGGTGGCGGATGCCATTGATCTAGCCCAGAAAGCCATCAATCGCTTGGGAACAGCCGTTGAAATCCCAGAAGTGGTTCAGCTAACGAATCAGCAAGAAGTCCGCACTTACGCCTTAGAAATTCTCAAAACGATCAACCGTAGACAGGTCGAGATTGATCAAAGCTTGACCCAAGCCCTGCAAGATTGGCAACTGAACCGTTTGGCACATATTGACCGAGACATCTTGCGGATTTCTGTTGCAGAAATTACATTCTTGGGCATCCCGGATCGCGTCGCCATTAACGAAGCCGTGGAGCTGGCTAAGCGCTACAGCGATGACGAAGGACACCGATTTATCAACGGTGTGTTGCGTCGCGTCACTGACCGCCTGAAAATAGAAGCCCGCCTGCATCTGCAATAG